The DNA segment tgttatgacgaaaaatgttcaaaagttagaaaggtctctgatttaaaactttattatttaACCTTCATAaagatcattgatttgagttGGTCGTTTGGTaacacacgtgtttcaagcatatagttttacttatttacgatggtctagataagaaaagaaaactgtcgttatgaagtAATCTATTaaaaaggttggcatgagaattacccttcaatgtaatgactacaccttacacgAAGGATCAATTCCAAGTGATAAAGATTCTTCGTtttgttgagaaaaaaaaacacttcttatTTAGAGCAGGGGGAGggcttgaaaaaaaaagaaaattttaaaagaaaaatatatttggcgaaaaaaaaaataaagtggcgaaaaatatattgttttggcgaaagaggtggcgaaaaaaataattgacccaggggaaaccctgttTTTGTAATACAAGTGATTGAGATTTAGGTGATTTAGGTGAAATTGTGTGGTATCACGTGCACTCaattcctaaaatatcattttagatgtaaaaaaaagaaatctgaaaaaaaatccagaaatAAGTTAGATTTGCATGTCTTATTGCATCGTAATTGATGGATTCCAGTACTCCCAATGTAGTTGGTTAGATTTCACCATGTTCATAGGCTGATTCAGGGGGCTCCCTTTTTCATGGGAAAAAGTTTGTTGATTATATATGGAATccctgaagcatgactggaatgcccccccccccccctacatTTGTAGGTCAGTCAGCAGGCTCCCCCTTATggaaagttctggatccgccactgatgtTGGAGCCACAATGGTTTTTacctgaaatgaagaaaaaataaaccatcTCTCTTTATGTGAATCCATTGAATTGTAAATATCTTGATATACACtgtcaatttaaataaaacatttattaatataatgcacagtttttttacatgcacaataaataaattctaTTTCAGAAAACGTATTTTTATACTAGGACCTTCCCACCATGTTAGATTGTCTGGTTGTGCCTTAACTGCtacagaaaaatatcaaacaccATTATATGATCTAGTCGTAGATTCTCAAAGtaagtacatttgtatatattagtGTCCAGTAAGTATGGATTGAAGCACTTCCGTATGGACTTTATAGATTGTaagtaattaaaattgaaaaaaattatgatgaTTTGAAACATACTTTTTGATCAAATTACTTTTCCAGGTTTCATTGTTGAGATGATTGAACTTAAGCTTAAATTTAACaagaccaaaataaaaatatatattgattacTTGTTTCCAAAAAGAAATCTTTACAGACTTCTGGTACCTATATATACAAtgataaaaagacattttctggACTTAATAATGTGTTATGGAAGGTAGGGAtgcatgaaatttaaattatatttttttggttaatttaAAAGATCTGATATCAAAAGTGCTTTGCTCCATTTGATTGTTTTCGAAAACCTATTTGTGCATCAAATGTGATTATAACAAAAGAAATTCTTATATCGTCATTTTACTGTATTAACAAAACATGTACTttgcaaaataataattattaagataatgacatgcaaaaaaaaatggtgaattTAATGGAATAGGCCATTAGAGATTAAAACAAAGATATTTACAGGGTAAGTAAgtgaatatttattaattaagatttgttttttatgcaGTGAATGAAGAGTTATATGCAACTGGACGGTTTGAAACTATGAAAATAGATACAGACGAAGATGAACATAGTATAGAAATGCAACTGCCATATATAGCTAAAGTAATGGAAAGGTAAAGTAACTGGGTACATCTGCACCAGTCATTTTAGGATGACAGTAATGGTAGCCTTTTCCTTAATTCCTTTGCTCATTTCGCAAACTTGATATGTATGATTGCTAGTTTATCttctgagacatttttacacaTAGGCTCTCCAAATCAGCACAAATGGTTAAGCTCAGTCacttgtttaaaatttgaaatatggcAAAAATGTCTTTAcagataatttttgtttgcacactacttttgtgttcctcaatTTGAGACACATTAGGGATATTGACCAAACTGCTGTGTACATCTAAAGTCATGAGCTAATAAAAGGGAAAGGGAAACAACTTCTGTTAATAATTTAAGTTAAGCCTTTAGGAAAATTTAAGtaaggtgtcataccaccaattaaaagtccctatctgttcaaccaaattttgcaagtttcacagctttctaaatattttatcttaagtttaacttcatagaaactaggtatatcctgaatGGTACAGGTGTCACCTTTctgcatgccaattttcaacatacattcaaaatcatataagaaagaaTGGAGGTATCACTAAAAATAATCCCTGGTTTTCTGgtaatcttaaattagtataccatGGAGCGCATTAATAAAATTTGGCTCGAAATGGtctaaaatatatttctctttcaacaaaagtttcatttctgcaaatttgttggttacATGTAGTTTTGgtgaacaatgacatcaaataaactattttttgtcagagtaggcctactttcacatacgttctaaatttgagggagttattggtggtatgacacctaatGGTAATAGCtatcttgtacatgtataaagctaTATATTTTAGACGGTAAAACAACTATAATTACATTCATAATTTCTATTCcagataaaattcaaaataacattttgacaTAATggctttgtttgtttttatgataaCTTTCCTAATTATATGAGGAAATAAGTATAATTTCTCACGTTTCGTAGTATAGGGAGAAATTATTGTATATACGGTACTAGCGTAGTAATTTTATAAGTTTAAGTCACTAGGTATAAGACACGTGACTAATTTTATAGCGGGAAATTTTTTCCCTGATATTATCACTTTCTAGCCCGCCGCAGACAGGGCAACATTCAAGTTCCAGtaaaattatgtatataatttgatacatgcatttatatatatttttcaaaacaatatattcgTCTGAGTATGTCTCGTGAGATGACTTGTCGCATGAGGTCGGACCCAGGTTTCCAGTATACCCCATTAATGGGTTTTGTTTGGTTGTTCCTGGCTGGCGAGGTCGTTGATGATCGagttatttatgtatgtatttaGTTACATGTTTTCATTCATGTCGGCTATATTTTAGCTCTCGTTGGTACAAGGTTTACTTTTTTCTAGCTAAGTTGTACCTAACAGGATATTTCAAGGTTTTTGCTATTAGGAGTCATTGTGGTTATTGTTGTTTtccaatgtttatatatatatatatatttattgagatacatgtatgtaaataaattaataaattccgTTGTCCACTATGCTTGCTGGGCTATCGGcaatactatatatattgtattcattCATGCCTTATAATAGATATGAGCATAtagggtatatatatatatatatatagttctcCAAGTATGACTATGTTTATACTTAATCAGAACAGATGATTTTTTGGTTTGCTTGGTctaattttctaagttttgtcaaatttcaattatgtcattcaattttcttttttctttgtgaTTTTGATGTAAAGAAAAAAGGAAACCTTGATTATTGATGTTACATAGAATTGATGCAATCTTTCATAGATCAAAGAAATAGTAAGATAAATTTGCCAACATATTATCGTCTATATGATATGTTATGCTAATACTAGCAAAACAAATCCATTATCTTGTGAGCTATGATATTTCTCAACCTTCAataatttgattataaatatctaagggttgcatttctgtaaatattgacaatgcaatttcccataggaactccttttacggctaaaactgtatcACTTTAagacttttactatgaagttttgaagaaaatcttatcctagaattgaaagtttatATGCACTACAacttttttcaaaggtcaaaatatagggctgtgtggcatattttcaacatgtatATGCCCTGAtcttctcagagtttaaactaaatctaattttcttaactacccctacctcgaatgaaaggttaccacagatttcaatgtaaacaatatacacatgtttatttactggtaactttcccaagttatgtctctgtgatatggaacacagagagcataactgggaaccactATGTAAACAGAATTaaatttctatgaatattcaagatctccccaaaagagaggtggtttgagaaacagctttatttacaaagtgcaacccaaaaagttcaaataattTAGTTGTCTTGAGAAAAGGAATATTGTATCACTCTTGATGGAGTGGTATAATTCAGATGTAACTGCTTTTCTATGGCTGTATTCATATTGACAAGTTTAATCTAAAAAGGTCAGACAAATGCTCAACtggttaagttttttttattaagtccTTGAGGatctattcaaaataataaatgaggACCCAGATCTAATAGTTATGTCTGCTTTTTAACAAAAAACCTGTTGACAGGTTGGcgcatatttttgaaattgaaaagaatATTTACCAATGCTTGACTCATTATAACTACTGTTTGTTTTCAGGAGGCAAGGTCATTTTACAATCATTCCAGTACTTGTAGGGTCGTTATCAGTGGAGAAGGAAGAATTGTATGGCAGAATATTTGCAAATTATTTGGCTGATCCCGAGAATCTCTTTGTTATTTCATCTGACTTCTGTCATTGGGGTAaagtaaatgtattataaaacaGTTTCATCTTTGTACTgggtttatttttttgcatgGTATGAATATTTAGCATTTGTGATACACCGTCTACtttcaagtattttttaaaGTGCTAAGATTATTTGAGCCAAATTTAAAGGTGCAATTGGCTAAATATGATGACGAggttgttaatttattttaaaaaatgtgtaattcAGTAAGAAATAGAAATGTAAATTTATGcacatgtaacacataaacaccGAATtcttaagtgtttttttttttctttagcaaaaaatcaacaaaacaacaTTGATTACATACACAATATTTGTGAACTATAGTTATACATCCTACATATTTAGGATCTTAAACATAatgtatgaaaatatattcagaATAGAACTTTTTTTACTCTCATAAACCTCAACATTATTTCTAGGTAATAAAGTGATATTGATGGTCAAAATAATCatgtgtttaaatatttttaggtCAGAGATTCCATTATACTTACCATGATCAATCATGTGGTCAGATATGGCAGTCCATAGAAGCATTAGATAAAATGGTAGGTTTTTTCTGTCTATACACCAATTTATAGTGTCTGGGATTCTCAGAAATATAagttttcatgttatttttaaaaaacagaaaaacaagtGACATTGCAGACTAAGAGATTATCTTGTAAACATTATTAGGTCAGCTGATTGAAAATTGAGTGGAAAATCATGAATTTTTATTATGACCCCGTCGTAGCATGTTTGATAGagtatgaaattttgacatgCAGCTGGCTACATATTATGCATGaagaaaaatgttgaaaaagcTTTTCATTGTGCTGAAAGCATAGATCTCCCAATTAGGGACACAGATGAAAATATTTCTGCTATTTTGTATagtcatttaagaaaaatatcttGTGATAATGATTTCGTAAAAACAGAGCCAATTATCCATATTGTATGGATATTTTATTGGAcgttattaaatttttatctCCTGTTGAAATAAATTACTGTGACTTATATATTTActgaattttgatttaaaagctattttatttttttcagaaatcagGAGTAATTTGTATACAACTGTATCAATTGGAAATTTAACATTGAAGTATCAAACCACAACCCAtgtcataaaattaaaattccatTTCTGCCCTTCCACATTTATTTGAACGGAATACCGTATAGCAGgttattttcatggatttaaAATTTCGGGATTTCCATTGAaaaaggtatacgaaatattttggcggttattattttgggggattcaaaacttttatcaatacctttgcatatacacttttaaattggcagAATTTGTTTTAGCGATTTTGTTCTTCTGTGACGCGGCGTTAATAAGCGAAAATTAGCACCCTGCGAAAATAACCGGCTATACAGTAgtcctgaaaaaaatgttgacaaagtttttcaaaattagTAGTTTTATAtggtacaacattttttttcagggaATGGATATAATAGAATCTTTGAACCCAGCACAGTTTACTGATTACCTAAAGCAATATCATAACACAATTTGTGGAAGGTATCCTATAGGTGTTTTATTAAATGTGAGTATTGTATGATTTGTTAGTTCCCAATAAACAGTGTAGGACACAGCCGGTCGCCTGGTCGCCAAATGCGACCAAAACCTTGATTGGGCGATTAGAAACTGTAAAAAGATAGATAGTTACTGacccaaaaataaatcattgggCGAGTGcattatttttctcaaaatcgtaattACTCCTATAAATAACACACCCCAACTTCGGAACAATCATTTTCGGGAATCCTCTGGTCACATCGTTACTTAAAAACGTACAAGTTGAAGAGGTGTTCCATAATTAGAAGGATATACAGAAGAAGAATAAGTGCAATAGAATATTAACATGGCGAATGACAAACACATCGTGCGTGATATTGCTTGTTTAGTGGGTCAAATAAGCTTAGGCTTTACTGGCAATGGTGGTCGCTaaacaaattgtgttttataaaagataacGACAGTCATTGACAGTAAAATTTCGTTTGACCCGCTAAACCAAACAAGGACAAGTGAATTCTGAAAAGAACTCAAAACGcagtagtccgagattactctgacggacgtcagagtaatctcggactacaaACGCAGATAAAACTGATAAGCTGTCAAACTATTTTTCATACGATTGTGGATAGTAAACCCCCAAGGACAGAAACAAGTGATAAGAAAATATTACGTTTATAAAGGTGGTCTCATTGCgggttccgatcccggatccctttactgttttgtcagattcccgtatcccgcttacactatatacgtaagcaattctcacgtttttgtcatttcccgggtcccgcaagacctcatttcccgttttcacgactTTCACGtttcacgcttacaaaaaatcagcaatcctgcgtcacgcttagaccccaatgagacccactataaaatgtctttgattttgttttgcactGTCAGACATTTTGaactgaaatacaaattttggaaATGACTGACCGGATAGAATATCGCGGAAATTCCCAGTCCTATTTTTTATAGATCAACTCACAGAaaactgtttaattttaaaCGCAACAACAAAATCTTCAGTTATGGGCACGAAATCACTATGCAACCGACACAGTAATGGAACTTCACTTCTCGCTATTCTTATGGAATGAGAGGTCACTTTTTCCTCTTCAAAACCCTATATTGATCGATATAAGGCACTGGACTGTACAGTGAGGTTTCATTAATTCAGTGACAATATAGACTGGATCAGACTGGGAATGTGTTTTTCAGGGTTAATATGTGTCGGCAAGGTTTGATTGAAGAATTAAGAAcatcaatttatatttgttttttttcattttttatggcTCAACACGGAAAAGTAATTGAGTAAAATAATTGGGCTACCAATTTACATTTTGGGCCTGTGAAGTAATTTTTTTACTggcccaaaaaaaaaatttcgggCCAGCCTTCGGCTGGCCCGACTGTCCTACactgaataaatatattatatctttGTAAGGTAGATTGCAAAGTGCATTGTACGTTGGAAACTCGTTTTTCACAGATCTGAACCAAATTTCACTGGACAatcaataattatatttaaacttgaaattgcaCATTTCTGGCTTCCGTTCTACAACAATTTAAGCATGTTTTATATGTTCAGATAAATgatcataaattaaaaatttctttggAATTTTAATCAGATGACAAAAATTGTGTCAGAAACAATTGCATTCTGGTTAAAAAGGTTTCCCTGATATCAAGGGAGATTACCTTTACTCGTTTATATGATAGCTTCAATTATTCAGTTGAATCAATGGTAAAAGGGTTGTTTCAACGAAATGATGCTGTCATGTATTACCAATAGAATATATACAGAGATATTTTCACAATGTCAGTGTAAAATCATCACCAAGAGTGATTTTAAACTGAAAGACCTTGTTTGTAGTGATTTCATGATTCAGTTTgacaaaccaaaataaaaataaggatcatgtggtatgattgttaataaaacaaatatccaccagagttcaaataaagtggatgtaagcaataaCACAGCCTACAACTTTTACAATAGATAtctataggaagatgtggtgtgagtgccgatgagacaactctccatccatcaTGGTATACATGTTTCTCTTCATTTGTATGCTTAACTTATACATACTTTTTTATTgagaatttattttatttttcaggcaGTGCATGCTATTACAAAAACTGGAAATGGacataaaatgtcatttaagTTTGTTAAATATGCACAATCCAGTCAGTGTAAATCTATGAGAGACTCGTCAGTCAGTTATGCATCTGGAGCGCTTGTGATCGAATGACGAAAATTTTTCGTAATAGTCACTACATTTGCTTTCATCACATGATGTGTGGACAAAACCTTTCCATTCTGTTgcatatatgtacatgtttatttGTGATACTgcaatattatacaatttaacataaaaatcatagtagttttaactttttgttttgtcacATTAGGCCACACAAATTTGACTGATATCTTTTTAACCCTTGCAAACCAATACACCTTATAGCTTTATGGAAATCTGTGCCACTTGACCAGAGAATCTTTCCTGCTTGGCCAGAGAATCTGTCCTGCTTGGCCAGAGAATCTTTCCTGCTTGGCCAAGGAATCTGTCCTGCTTGACCAGAGAATTTGTCCTGCTTGACCAGAGAATATGTCCAGCTTGATCttttgacgtcatacaacaatcacttttccctTGTGGCTTCATATATTTTCTATCAGGACGtcaaaggagtatgttcgataaggtcctaaaatggccccctttttaagcgtaaatttcaaattcggatttatcgaccaatatcacgataaattatagctaatacattgactagctaggatttaaaccattttgttgaaaattttacgtttctgcgtttcattatgacgtcacaagttgtactaatattgatttttaacgagaaaatcaatgaaaatgggtgaATTTCTatagattattggacaggaaacatagagtgcatacgtcgacaacaaagatcttttaaaataatgtttgtgaagacatttcacatgtcttatttgaatcttaagcttgtcgacgcctgcgctctatgtttcctggactttttttttgtcgaaatctagctaattttgtcaaatttcaccaaaatcccttatcttgacctttttgTCAAGTCTTCGACTTTAGtcaaaaaagcgagactaagcgatcctacattccctCGTCGTAggtgtcgtcggcggcgtcaacaaatattcactctgtagttaaagtttttgaaatttgaataactttcttaaactatactggatttctaccaaacatggacagaagcttgtttatgatcataagatagtatccagaagtaaattttgtaaaaataaaatcccattttttcaatattttacttgtaaatggacttagtttttctgcggggaaacattacattcattctgtggttaaagtttttaaaattttaataactttcttaaactatcctgggtttgtaccaaaattggacagaagcttatttatgatcataagatgttttacagaagtaaattttgtaaaaaagaaaatccactttttccgtattttacttttaaatggacttagattttcttccagttaacattacattcgtgtaaagtctgcagttaaagtttttaaagcatttattagattcataaactatgctggatttttaccaaaacttagacagaagattcttacaatcaaaagattgtatcaagagaaatattttattgatttttttcctcatttttgttgagcctgccatttacagcaaaagtaggcgagacactgcgTTCTGttgaacccttacaaattttttggatgtaaaaatcaacgtgttagaattaaactttgacaaaagcagttctgtttaactttctaacatgtctttaaggcaacttaaaacatttattgtcttataactatgaactttataattgggggccaaatatggcccttaccgaacttactcctttcaCAGGAACTTTTGTAATGTCAAGTAATGGTgcacaaatagcgataaggtgtatgttGGAGGTATACAGCAATGACCAATACCACCTACAGAACAATTAATTGATCTTCCTGGAGGTCATCATCATAGAAAAGCAAAAACCGTTTTGAAAAACCAAAATTACAAACTTCAACATTATGGAATTTACAGAATAGTGGACAAAACATACACAATAAAGGGGgtaaaatgaaagaatagaGAACAATTGgtgaataaaaatacaaaatagagaATAACAGGGTGCTGagagagagccgtggtgtagtggttagtgcatcggactactaacacaaaggttcctggttcgattcccgtctgggatgaaaatttcagggactgattttcggctctcccttgacaccattgg comes from the Mytilus trossulus isolate FHL-02 chromosome 3, PNRI_Mtr1.1.1.hap1, whole genome shotgun sequence genome and includes:
- the LOC134710861 gene encoding protein MEMO1-like gives rise to the protein MSKVRRATHAGSWYTDDGAELSSQLSGWLAPAKPIQSPARAIIAPHAGYSYCGACGGHAYKQIDPTHIKRIFILGPSHHVRLSGCALTATEKYQTPLYDLVVDSQMNEELYATGRFETMKIDTDEDEHSIEMQLPYIAKVMERRQGHFTIIPVLVGSLSVEKEELYGRIFANYLADPENLFVISSDFCHWGQRFHYTYHDQSCGQIWQSIEALDKMGMDIIESLNPAQFTDYLKQYHNTICGRYPIGVLLNAVHAITKTGNGHKMSFKFVKYAQSSQCKSMRDSSVSYASGALVIE